The DNA sequence AAACAGTTGGAGGAGCGAGCTAGTTGTAAGAGAGCGCAAATTGTGTCAGGAAAAGTTTCACTAATTAGTGCAGTTCAATTTTTATCCACAACAGACGAGGACTTTCTTATGAAAAATTTTGATGTCGTGGCAAAGCATTCTCTCGTTTCTACTCAGATGTTTTCTGAGTCGTTTAGGGAAAGAGATTTGGCCGTATTGTGTCTATCAGAATTTGAAAATTACTTTATTACTTCAAAAGAGCTATTGATTAGAGCACATGGATAGTCTATCATCTCAAGATGCCTGTAgtcaaaaattgaaaatcatgaTCATAGATTATATGTTGCAGATGTTCGTGATGGGCGACTAggatatgattattagcatGAAACATATGACGTTTTCTTGCTGTGTAAAGACGACGAAAAACCCATCACAGACGAGTTCAACACAGTTATGACAACAAATTACCGTGGATCATGGTTTAGAAAGTTAGTGAACGTAAAATACCTATCTGTCATTGTATATTTCTTAGACATGATTGATTTTGTGACttgtgtaatatttttatatgatacatattattaatattattaatcttCCTTCAGTGCAGTGGCGGATCCAACTCCGAAAGTAAGGGGgtcgtatatattttataacgatgattaattagaataaacacatggaaaaaaaataatattcatattatataattctttacCGTTTCACTTTAATTAGAATGGTGGataccaaaatgataacatagaaacaaaaaattaatattcagatcatgtaattttttaccgttgcacaatattatgtaattatgttAAATAAATGACAAAAGATTAAGGGGGTCAAATTGACCCGTCTTGCCTCTATCAAGGTCCACCTCTGTCAGGAGCTGGTTGATCGAGTATGTCATGTGCATGCAGGGAGTTTGGCCTTTGCTATGATCACAAATATCCCTTTGTGTATATGAGTAATTTGGGCAAGTCAATGCCACACGAAGCTGAGgggtgtgtgtgtatatatatgtacgtatatttaatattagttgTTGCTTACTTactgaattaaatatatatatttaattgatgaTGATATATGGACCACGTATTTATATTAAAGATCATGACTTATGGACTGGTCATGCTTCTGAGAACATAGATGACATTCGGAATGCTTTGGTACAACAACCCATCGTTGGCAAAATATACGCCACACCAGAGTTTACTACATCTAAGAGCTGTTACAAGGGACGTAAAGATAGTATAGAGCACATCATCCAAACCATCCATGGTAAGGTTAAGATTACAGCCCACTAAGTTGTAATCATGTGCTATGACAGACAAACAGATAAATTTTCTAATACTCAACTCCTGGGGTGCCAATTGGGGTTTTTGTGGATATTTGTATCTATCCTCACATTTGTTATTTGAAGTAGCTAGACCAAAAGTTACATCTAACTAACAGAAAGTAGTCATCAGAATCTGGGCTTACCATGCAGAAGACAGATCTATCATGACCATGTAGTTGATGAGCATGTAATTTCAACAACTGAAAGTATTACTTCTGAGAATGCAAACGATATTGTTACAAAAAAGGTGAGGATTCCTACTGACAAGCTCTTGTTGTTTGATAATACTCTTTATTCACTTTGTGAAATTTTGCACTATAGTTTAACACTCTTCTCAATGTCCACAAATTGAGTAATGCAATAAAATTGTCTTTACTTGAAGACATGCTCATTAGTATCTAGTTCATGTATGTTTGTCTAATATAATGTTACTTTGAGTTGATAATATGAATGCATTTATGTGGAGTGTCATTTAGCTATTGAAAATACTATGCATAATTGTCACACTACATCTCTATCAAATATCATATATTGTAGTGTATTATGAGCTACATCTGAATATGTAGGAGAAACATACAAGGGAAACTTTTTTGAAAGCAAATGGACTGAGGATAAGTAAGACAGTTGCTATAGCGGAATTTCCAAAGGTTGGTTTTTGCAGTCATATGACTTTCGTTGGGTTCCAATTAAAGCCATCTTGCTgacctatatattttcaaaaggtgcagcatatattatattacgtGAATCATAAATCTAATATTATGTTTTCATAATTTAAGTTTTAGGTATCAATAATGTTGGAAAATAATATTCAGTTTGAAACTGAAGATTAAGAATAACTAATGagctttataaaatattattttataaaaatataagatgaaaatttcaaaagaaaacttttaaatattaaacaagtgttttatattcattatttgaCAAAAATTAAGGGTCTAATAAAAAGAATAGAATTTTATGCACTTTTCTCCAAAAATAAGtctttatttctaaaaaataaggTTAGATACAAATATAGACTTGAGCCCCAATAAGTCGtgagtttttaatattttttcatttcatggttttttttttgataaatggtGTTTGATATCCGTTCACGTGATTTCGAAGTAATGAAGAAGACTGTTGCTAAATAAGGTTTCAGCTCACCTTTAGATCAGGAACACAATTGTATGTATAACAGTCGTTATTGGTGCACTTATTTAACATAAGAGCTCATTAAGATAACTCTCCCTCTCCTTCTACCTCCGCCTCTGTCTTTTTGTCTTGCTATACTATGTATAATTGTGTTCACATTAAATGtgtgtttcaatatttttttgttagatGATGTATTCTGGAATTTAAGAATGGATTAATAAGGATAAAGAGTAGAATGAATGTTTTTCTAGGAGCTAAATTATGATTATTAGTAGAAAAAAAGTGTAAAGTCTCCTTTGAAAATccgtgaaaattttattttacattgTAACATTTAGTTAAAAATCAAGTTTCTCATCTTGTAAACAAGAGTAAACAGAGACGGATCCTGATAGAGGCTCAATCgactctttttaattttttgtgcttaattttacataattacataatggtgtgaaacggtaaaaaattacataatctaaatattaaatatttgttttctatgttattattttgttattcaCCATTCTAATCAAGAAGTACATGACTTAACTATGTTATGAACgacaaaaaattacataaagtGCCTAAACGTCAATGACTATCATATTAAAAACTACCACTTCAGTAattatgcaaaaaaatgctaAATGTAAAGTGCCTAAACGTCAATGACTATCATATCActtaatatgatttgatttaACAATGCCGTCGAATCTTATTGACCTTTAATGGAAACAAGGCACATAATTTCACGCGTCCTTTAAATATTGTTGATTAGATAAACTAGCAAGACACATATAGTAACTAATGACTTGAACACAAAAGTAAAGCTGTATCATGTATGCATCAAGTTTCACCGGTAAAATCTACACTAGATTGCTATTATAAAAACCTAAAGCTACAAATCAGTGAACGgatgcagtaaagaggataaaGTTTAACAACTAGGataaatataacaaatttatacttatatataataagcgtaagggagataatttggtcgtatGGTTGTATGGTCCAAAAGCCTATtatccgttggatcttatataaaacaaataagcactgttagattagaacaaaattaagttatgttctataaggcaactgatatacacttgcatgtttataattccttttctgaatccaaaataaATTCTGTTTTTCACGtgtttttgatattatttttaatccaaaataaatatttgctaccagttttatttgtagagtcatataaatcgcactgtcacaaaattatttttatcttttaaaattaataagccgaatttatgtgaggaacgaatacaaaatctttttcttaatccaaaacaaattcaatcttcttattgcatgtttatgattccttttcttaattcaaaacaaattatttttatcaattttaatatagaaccatataaatttttagaaaaatatttgaatcacattataataattctaataaaaaaatacatttataaatataatctaatactcccattgttttaaaatattagtcgtttgactttttggcacatatTTCTAAGTCCTTTGACTATATAGTTATAtcattgtttttgaatttttcttttttgaataaaaatatatgatcaatattataattcagaaaaagaaaattttaaaaataacaattttaactaAGCTTTTAAACGACTTAgaagtgtgtgtcaaaaaatcaagcgacctatatttcaaaacggagggagtagaagttagcgtcacatattctaatcaaaatatatcaaaatttgatagaaagaatttagtACTTTGGCATGACACATATGAGAAAAGAAATGGCTTGAttacaataatttatttgaagtcGTTAATGGCTGTGATGGTGTATTTCATACTGCATTGCCACTAtcggatgatccaacatgtgtgacaagtcttttttattttttttacagaaagaaACAAGTGTGAAAAGCAGAATCCATATTTTTAACACATTTTCCTAATCTAAGACAAATTATGcctatttatattcaaatatatataggcttaatgaccttttagccctcgaagtatgggtggaagttccgatgcggcctcgaagtttaaaaacgtacatttcgaccctcaaagtatctttgtcgtaccttttagccctttttaaaaatactggTATAAATCAGGgaataaacttgacaattcatattggGCGTAAAGTTTGGGCGTTCAttttaacccttaaagtatacatctcgttcgttttaacccctaaagaatacatcaaaatacattagatgtttcttttaacccttaatgtttaatggctcttttaaccctcacgtgtgaaatgtcaactttgtccaccccgttatataccggtattattaaaaatggctaaaaggtacgacaaagatactttgagggtcgaaaggtatgtttttaaacttcgaggccgcatcggaacttccacccaaacttcaagggctaaaaggtcattaaccatatatatattaaaaaagaaagatgaaaaattatatgcaaATATGCATTACATCAtgctattaaatatttttattattaaagacaaaTATGTTagattaaattatttacaactgttaaatcatgaaaaactaatattttggattaaattcaactaaaacttaagataaattttaaacaatgccaacattatataaaaattatatatatttacaacaGTTCTGACTTATAAACAAATCatgatttcaaattttatttaatcaaaaattttaatttattatttgtaaagTAAAATTTTtcacataataaatatatttaaaaagtttataaataataaaaaaactcccgtgccttgcacgggctataagctagtttcATACAAAAagctaaaaaatcataaacaaaatatttgttttattaatttttaattcagaGAGTGTTATTTCATATTATTCTTTCTGTACCTGTGCTTTACATACGAGTACAACTCGCGAGGAGATTTTAGACATTTGACATCATTAATGTTGTAAACTACAGGAAGCCTTCTGGTACTTAAGCTTCTGCTCCATGAAGAACATTGTATGATTTGTAATAAGTAATCAAACGAAGGTAGAGCTTGTAAGATGGGGATCAGATTCATACTAATGGTGAACAAACAAGGCCAAACTAGACTTGCCCAGTACTATGAATACCTCACTATTGAACAACGCCGAGCTCTTGAAGGTGAAATTGTTCGCAAATGTCTTGCCCGTAATGAACaacaggtctctctctctctctctctctctctctctctatctccctccctctctctctatctctctccctcaatctctctctccctctccccctccctccctccctccctccctctctctctctctctctctctctcctgttTGGTTGATCTAATATGTGTATTTGGGGTATTAGTTATGATGGGGTTTGTGATTTAAAGCTCAATTCGTTGTTTGTGTGTTGATTAGTTTGgttttatttatctttagtGTATGTGATCTGTACAAGATTAAGACTTTGATTTGTAAAGGGGAAAAGGGTAGACGATTTGTTGTTTATGGAAATGGATGGCGGTTTAATTGGGTGGAAAATTTGTTCTTGGTAGTTGAATTGAAATAGCAGTGAAGTTAAATTATAGGGATGATCATTCTTGTAAATTGTTTATTCGATTTCAGTAATGTATTGTATTTGTTTGGCGCATGTTTTATTTCTTGTGTTGTGATAATGTGTTGTCATCGAGCAGTGATTAAGATCTATTTACTTGCTTTGTCCAGTATTTAATTTAAAGAGCTAGTCAGTTTATGTTATTAGGGCGTAGTTAACGTAGAGGTCTGAATTTTGAGCCCTGCCTGAGTTATCCCCAATGGTTTCAAGTTTCAACTAATTGAGAATTCGATGCTATAGTTGGATATTACCTCAATCCTAGGCTCATAGGGATCCACTCCTAAAACTCAGAAAACGTGCTTCCGCATGGGAGGTTATTATGCCAAAATCGTGCAACAAAGACCTCAATACCCTTTCATTGTGTTTACCGGTAGGAAGGGGAGTGTCAGAGCTAAAAGATCTATTTGGATTTTTCTATTATAGTGGCTCAAGCGCCttaatgttttaaatttaaagagTTGGTCACCTGACAATTACATTGCTCGCttgaacatatattttatacCTTACAGGCAAATTGTTCATTCGATTTCAATATTGCAATATTATGTAGCTGGGTCATGTGTATTATTTGTGTTGCAATAATGCCTTACCATCATGCAGTTATTCTTAATCTTGGTTAATTTATCCAGTGGTGATACTACGGCAAAAGCTATAAGATTTATATACTAGCTTGTTTAATACTTGAGTGAAGATTTGGTCACCTAATGATTTTAGATTTCTGTAATGCTCAGAATCCTAGAGTTCGGCCTTTACCTAAGCTGCCCCTAATGGTTTCATCAAATTAAAAATTGGAGGTGATAGTTGGATCAAGGATATGACAATCTTAAAACCATCTTTTGGGTGGGAGGAGTGGACACATACCAGGGTACAATTCGGATCCCATAAGGTTTTAGTTGGTCATCGACAAGTGCATTGCCCATTGATCATAATGTTTATAGAATGGATTTTTAGATCCCACTCATCAATGCCTATACCCAAGAACACTTCTTGAATTCCTGATATACGtgttgtgtatatttataaccTTGGAAGTATGTACAGTATCTtcagtttttactttttaagttatatttttGGGATTTAGGCTATACTGCCTCTACCTGAGATGACAACTAAATCAAAATCAAGGAAGCAGAAAGGAATgaaattattcattttttatGTTGGAGGCTTGGAGCGTAATTAGTTTTGCTTACCGAAATCTTAACATTGTACATACTTGAATTTTCCATGTTTTTGTAATTGTTCTACTTTGGCGAGTGATTACGTAGTAGTGCATTTGAGTATCAGTATGGAGGAAACATATATAgtaattacaatttacaactaGGATCTTAACCATACTGAATGATTGGGATCAAGTGCTTCAGACCCTTTTTTTCAACCATGTATCCATATGACCATACCTCACTTCTGACGTAATATAATACTTGTTGGGAGAAACTAGAAAGGAAAGTTCAAATTTGCTCCATCGTGATCCCTTTTACATTTTACCAAAACTTCgagtaaatattttcttttaatatgtGAAAAAACCTTTTCCATCAATATTTTTGATGTACTGTTTACTTTGATGTGACCTTCGATGCTGATAACTTTACGTCTTTGATAACAGTGTTCATTTGTCGAGCATAGGAACTACAAGATTGTCTACAGACGATATGCATCTTTGTTTTTCCTGGTTGGGGTTGACAATGAAGAAGTAAGTTTTATATTGTCTTTAAGTAATGAGGTGGTGCTTGTGAAAAGAAATATTCTAAGATGCTCTTACAATGCTCAAAAGAGTGATAATTCGTGCTTGGTCCATGTGCTTTGACATGTCCTTATGTACATTAAAGATATTAAGGAAAGCTTCGTGGAAGCTTTAAATTTCATGTATTGTCATAGTAGGATTCagacatcatcatcatcatgtttTCCTTGAATGGGAATATAATGCAATGAtactttcagatttttttttattattatgaaatgCATGGGTTTTATATGTGCACCGAGTGACCAAGCCTATTTCCATTAGATAATTCAGTTGCAAGGACAAAAATTACTGAAATGAGGTCCCACTGACCACCGACCTTTAGTGTAAATCTAGAAAGTAGAGATTCTTCACACACCCGCCGCACCATGCACTTGATTCTTGGGGATTCTTGGGTGCGCGGGGATTCTTCAATTCTGTAATTAGTTGATTACTTAGTCACTTAGCTACTATATAATGCAACAACTGTGTTATTAAATAGATATTATGTAAATTGTTAAATATAATGAGCTTTTTTATTTAAAGTTgccatttttataaattttccatTCCCGTATCCCCCATACCGCGCACTCCCGTATCCGTACCCGCACTCATGTTTCCTAGATGTAAATCAAGATCTTTCCTGAATATAATCATTGATAATGTTCTAGAAGCACTTATAATTCTGTTACGGTTGCTTATATTGACAGTAAACCAACTGAGGAGGTATTTATGAAATGGTTTTTTGCAGCAATATTGTTGTAAATAATAACAGTATATATCTGTACTTGTAGGAAACTCTGCATTATATAGTATGGCCGCAAGTTTTATAGTTACCAAAGGGCAGAGGTGCATTTGTCTGTGTTCTAATCATAAATTTTCTTATTAAGTTTATTGGTTTCTTGTGTATGGCAGAACGAGCTTGCAATTTTGGAATTCATACATCTGCTAGTTGAAACCATGGACCGCCATTTCGGCAAT is a window from the Daucus carota subsp. sativus chromosome 8, DH1 v3.0, whole genome shotgun sequence genome containing:
- the LOC108197607 gene encoding AP-4 complex subunit sigma, coding for MGIRFILMVNKQGQTRLAQYYEYLTIEQRRALEGEIVRKCLARNEQQCSFVEHRNYKIVYRRYASLFFLVGVDNEENELAILEFIHLLVETMDRHFGNVCELDIMFHLEKAHFMLEEMVMNGCIVETSKSNILGPIQLMDKAS